In Leptolyngbya sp. NIES-2104, the genomic window GATGCCTGAATCTGAGGCGCAATTTGAGCGGTTAAACTATTCAGGGGCAAGCCTCCAGCACTCATCAACCGTTGACTAGAGGGCAAAACCACTAAGTCCACAGATTGAGCCGCGACTGCGATCGCTCGAACTCGATCGTCGTCGGGCACGATTTGAACTTCAGCCGTGAGCGGAAGTTTTGCCACCAATAGCGCAATTTGAGATTTAATCCAGGCAATTTTACTAGAAGATGTTGCGCGATCGCACACATGCAGGACGGTAATACGTCCACCCGTTGCGATCGAAATATTGTGAGCGAATTCCAGCGGAAACAGCGAGCGCGGTGTGAGATTCTCGATCGGGATGAGAATGCTCTGAAATTTGCTTGGTGATTGAACCAATCGCGCCACCGCAACCGGACAAGGAGCAGTACTCAGAACGCTGCTGACGATCGTTCTAAACAGGCGCTCTCCTAATCGACTTTTGCGCCCCCATCCCATCACAATCAAATTCGCGTGGGCTTCTCGACTTGCACGAGTGATTCCCTGAGCCACGTTGTCATCGATTCGGAGCAAGGGCGAAACCGTCACGCCGTAATCCTGAGTTAGTTCAGCCGCAAGCTTTAGAAGCGATTCACTGCGATCGAGGCGATTCTGCATTTCCGGTGAATTGAGCGATGCTTGAGAAAGCGCGATCGCCAATGGAATTAATTGTCCAGAATGCGATCGAGTAATCAATGCGGCAAGTTCCAGTAAGTAGGCTTCTGTATTTGGGTTATAGACCGGAACTAAAACCGTTGTTTGACGTGTCCAAGTTGGAGCAGAAAGGGTAGGTTCGATTTCGCTTAAAGTTTCTAGCCGCAATTCATTCGCAAATCGCGCCGTTAGAATCGGTCCCAATATCGAAGTCACCAGCATTAAAACGATGACACTATTCAAAACACCTTCAGTCAGCAAGCCTGCCCGGTATCCAACGAGTGTAGCTGCCAACGTTGCCGCAACTTGAGGCAAAGAAAGCGACCCCATCACCATCATTTCTCGCCAACTGTAGCGATACGTAAGTTTTGCTAAGACAGCCGCTCCGAATTTACTAGCAATCAGACCAAACACGATCGCGATCGTCAATCCCAACAGTTTCGGATCAGTCAAACTCTGAATAAATGCCGGAACGCGAATTAGCAATCCCATATCGATGAAAAAGATCGGGATAAACAAAACGCTGCCCACGAACAAAACTTTTTCTTTAACTGGGCTATCTCCGACCACTCGATTTACTGCCAGCCCAGACAAGAACGCCCCGACAATTTTTTCAACTCCGATTAGCTGCGCTCCCACTGAAGCGAGAAACACAGCCAACAGCACAAATAGAAATTGATTGCCTTCATCGGTACCAGAGCGTCGAAAGAATTCGCGCCCCGCTTTGTCGAATCCGAAGAGAATCACGATCGTATAAATCACCAGCGATCCTAAAAGCGTGATCAGTTTCGCGATCGTAAAATCTCCCGCATGAATTCCCACACAAATCGCCAACACCAATAGCGCACCGATATCTGTAAAAATCGTTGCCCCGATCGTGACTGTGACCGCTTCATTTGTCACGATTCCTAATCGACTAACGATCGGATAAGCCAACAGCGTGTGAGACGCAAACAGTGAACCGATTAAAATCGCTGGATTCCAATCAAATCCAAAGACTCGCCCAACGATCGTTCCAGTAATCAGCGGAACTAAAAAGGTGTAAGTTCCGAATCCAATCGATCGATTCCGAGTGCGCGTAAATTGCTCAATATCAATTTCTAAACCTGCCACAAACATCAGATACACCAATCCGATGTCTGAAAGCAGATTCATCGTTTCCGAGTCACCGTTAATGATTCCTAATCCATTCGAGCCGAGC contains:
- a CDS encoding cation:proton antiporter; translation: MFLLTAGVLQEPIVAFVILLAVILIVPIVFERFRVPGLVGLLASGVALGSNGLGIINGDSETMNLLSDIGLVYLMFVAGLEIDIEQFTRTRNRSIGFGTYTFLVPLITGTIVGRVFGFDWNPAILIGSLFASHTLLAYPIVSRLGIVTNEAVTVTIGATIFTDIGALLVLAICVGIHAGDFTIAKLITLLGSLVIYTIVILFGFDKAGREFFRRSGTDEGNQFLFVLLAVFLASVGAQLIGVEKIVGAFLSGLAVNRVVGDSPVKEKVLFVGSVLFIPIFFIDMGLLIRVPAFIQSLTDPKLLGLTIAIVFGLIASKFGAAVLAKLTYRYSWREMMVMGSLSLPQVAATLAATLVGYRAGLLTEGVLNSVIVLMLVTSILGPILTARFANELRLETLSEIEPTLSAPTWTRQTTVLVPVYNPNTEAYLLELAALITRSHSGQLIPLAIALSQASLNSPEMQNRLDRSESLLKLAAELTQDYGVTVSPLLRIDDNVAQGITRASREAHANLIVMGWGRKSRLGERLFRTIVSSVLSTAPCPVAVARLVQSPSKFQSILIPIENLTPRSLFPLEFAHNISIATGGRITVLHVCDRATSSSKIAWIKSQIALLVAKLPLTAEVQIVPDDDRVRAIAVAAQSVDLVVLPSSQRLMSAGGLPLNSLTAQIAPQIQASIVLLGEPEVVDRTIFLPS